DNA sequence from the Sphingomonas taxi genome:
CGGTTCCGCGGCAACTCCAACGATTACCGCGCGACGCTCGACTATCGCTGGTCGAACCAGATCCTGACCTATGCCACCTTCTCCACCGGCTTCCGCGGCGGCGGCATCAATCCCCGTCCGTTCGTGGCCAGCCAGGTCGTGCCATTCGGACCGGAGCGCCTGAAGAATTACGAGATCGGCATGAAGACCGATCTGTTCGACCGGCGACTGCGATTGAACGCCAGCGCGTTTTACGATCGCTACAACGACATCCAGGAAACGATCACCAGCGGCTACGGCGGTTTTCCGATCTCGGCAGTGCCGGTCAATTCGGGCGATGCGACGCTGAAGGGCGTCGAACTCGAAATGAACGCGCGCCCGTTCGGCGCGCTGCAGCTCGACGGTTCGGTAAGCTACATCAAGTTCGACTTCACGCGCCTGTCGGCCGATGCGCTCGCCTCGGGGCTGACCAGGGACATGGTGTCGCCGTTCACCCCATCGTGGAAGGCGAGCCTCGGCGCGCAATATGCGGTCGACCTCGATCGCTTCGGGGTGCTGACGCCGCGTCTCGACGTCAACTACCAGTCGTCGCTCTACACGCAGGCGGTGAACAACGATCGCAACAAATTGCAGGCGTTCACCGTGCTCAACGCCAAGCTGAGCTATGCGCCGCGGGATTCGGCCTGGCTGTTCTCGATGGCGGTCACCAACGTCACCGACAAATATTATTTCGTGAACATCGACGACACGTATCAGGGGACGGGAACGACCCGCGCGACGCCGGCGCGGCCGCGGACCGCATTCTTCTCGGTGAAGCGGACGTTCTGAACCGGTGTCTACCGGCGCGTACACGATACGGACGCCGCCCGGTTGCCGATGTCGCCGCCCCCCGGATCGACCTACCATCACGCCAACGACCGAGCACATACTCGGGCAGTAGGATGAGGTTTTCCATGGCTACCGCAATTGCACCCGCGCTTCGCGCCCTCGTGCCGCCCGAACCCGAACTGACGCCCGAGGCCATGATCGCGCGTGCGCATGCGATGATCCCGACGCTGCGCGCGCGGCAGGCGCAGGCGGAGGCGGCGGGTCGCCTGCTCGAGGAGACCAATCGCGACTTTCTGGGAGCGGGGTTCTACCGGATCGTGCAGCCGCGCCGCTTCGGCGGTTATGAATTCGGGCTGCCGACCTATGTCCGCGTCATGATTGAGATCGCGCGCGGCTGCCCGTCGAGCGGCTGGGTGCTCGCGCTGGTGTCGGGCCATCCGATCATGCTCGCCGATTTCGACGAGCGCGCGCAGGAAGAGGCCTATGGCGACGACGGCGACTATCGCTGTCCGTCAGTCGGCTCGCCGGTGCCGGTCAAGCCGGAGAAGGACGGCTTCCGCGTCAGCGGCGCGTGGGACTATACTTCGGGCTGCGACATATCGACGCATGCGATGGTCAGCGGCCTGATCCCCGACGGCAAGGGCGGCATGACCGCGCGCCTGATGCTGGTCGACCGCGCCGACTATACGATCGTCGACAATTGGCGCATGATGGGGATGCAGGGCACCGGATCGCGGCAGGTCGTGGTGAAGGACGTGTTCGTGCCTGGCTATCGCACCGCGCCGATGGCGATGTGGCTGGCGCGGGGCGAGAATGCCGCGCACGCCAATCCGATGTACAACGGCCGCAAGGGCTCGTTCTTCCTCATCGAACTGGGCGCGGTCGTCGTCGGCACCGTCAAGGGCGCACTCGATCTGTACGAGGATATCTGTCGCACCAAGACGATGCGCTTCCCGCCGAAGGTGTTCCTGTACGAAAGCCATGAGTTTCAGCAATATTTTGGCGACGCCCAGGCCAAATTGGACGCGGCCGAGGCGCTGTTGCTCAAGGTGACCGAGCACTACGTCGAGGCGTGCAGTGCCGATCCGGTCACCGGTGGCGACTTCAGCGAGGAAACCGATCGCCGGCTGTTCGCCGCCGCGCAGGAGGCCTGCAAGATGGCCTGGGATGCGCTGGAGATCATCTTCACCACCGCGGGAACCAGCATCGGCCAGCGCGATTCGATGTTGGCGCGCATCTATCGCGACGCCAGCGTGCAGAAGACGCATTTTGTCCAGCAGAGGTCGCGCACCGCGGTGAACGCCGCCCGCCTGCACTTCGGCCTGTCGCCGCTGACGCCGTTCTGAGCCGTGGCCATCGCATCGGATCCGACCGCCGGCGGCGCCACGCCGGACCCCGATCACGTGCGCGACGAATTCCGCCGTCGCCGTGGTCATTGGCATGACGATTGGGAGGCGATGCTCGCCTATTCGCCGGCCTATGTCGCCGCCTATCTCGATTTCTCGGTCTATGCTGCGGAGCGCGGCGCGCTGACGCCGCGGTTCATCGAATTGCTGTACGTCGCGACCAATTGCACGCCGACGCATATGTTCGATCGCGGCCTGCGCAATCACGCGCGTCAGGCGCTGGCGATGGGCGTTACCCGCGACGAGCTTTTGTCGGTGGCGGCGACCGTGAGCGCAATGGGGATCCACTCCTATCTGCTCACCGCACAGGCGGTGACCGATCTGGTGCCCGAGGCGGGGACGGAGGCGGATCCGCATGCGATCCAGCGG
Encoded proteins:
- a CDS encoding oxidoreductase, which produces MATAIAPALRALVPPEPELTPEAMIARAHAMIPTLRARQAQAEAAGRLLEETNRDFLGAGFYRIVQPRRFGGYEFGLPTYVRVMIEIARGCPSSGWVLALVSGHPIMLADFDERAQEEAYGDDGDYRCPSVGSPVPVKPEKDGFRVSGAWDYTSGCDISTHAMVSGLIPDGKGGMTARLMLVDRADYTIVDNWRMMGMQGTGSRQVVVKDVFVPGYRTAPMAMWLARGENAAHANPMYNGRKGSFFLIELGAVVVGTVKGALDLYEDICRTKTMRFPPKVFLYESHEFQQYFGDAQAKLDAAEALLLKVTEHYVEACSADPVTGGDFSEETDRRLFAAAQEACKMAWDALEIIFTTAGTSIGQRDSMLARIYRDASVQKTHFVQQRSRTAVNAARLHFGLSPLTPF
- a CDS encoding carboxymuconolactone decarboxylase family protein, which codes for MAIASDPTAGGATPDPDHVRDEFRRRRGHWHDDWEAMLAYSPAYVAAYLDFSVYAAERGALTPRFIELLYVATNCTPTHMFDRGLRNHARQALAMGVTRDELLSVAATVSAMGIHSYLLTAQAVTDLVPEAGTEADPHAIQRAFDAHAALFGEVLDDVDVAVRVDPDFYLHWLNFVAAPVRGAKAGLSAKEAHLISLAVHAQCTQLNAAGVRHHARAAIAHGASVEEVLDVGRLISSMGIHAMVFALPIINDLTGLDS